A region of the Alligator mississippiensis isolate rAllMis1 chromosome 5, rAllMis1, whole genome shotgun sequence genome:
GTTAACAAATCACTGTGTGGGGACCTTGAACAAGCCAGTTGACTTCTCTGTCCCTCCATCTTTCCACTGGTAAAATGGGGATTTTCTTGCCTGACAAGGGGATCGGAAGCCAACCTTGCTGGGGAAACACTTTTTCCTCCTGGGGTGGAAAGTGCTAGAGAAGCACAGAAGACTGTGATGATGATTTTACAGTAGCATTCACCCTGGCTCTccagagcagggagatgtggCTCTGCCATTGTCCAGAGGCAGGGCTGAGGAAGCTGttctctgcacctgttcccaCAAGGTCCTTTCATCTTGGCTggacaggaggaggaagggagggcagtACACCAGCTCCAAGTGCTGTGCTTAATGTCTCACAGCAGCCCCGAAGGCGTGTCTGTACAAGTGCTCCAGAATTGCCTAATGTGCTGGAAGTCCCTCTGTTTTGAACTTATGCATGCAGGAGTAATACCCTGGCCTATAACAGTTACTGACCCACATTCAAAATGGCGGTGGCCATCATCTGAAACATGAATATAGCTCATGCAACATCTATATTCAGTAGTGCTGCCAAAGGGACTGTAGGATTTGGAAGCATTTGTAGGTTTCTCATTATTCTGTTCTGggaaaaagctttaaaataatGGGACATAAATTAATTACACACTGAAAAGAATGGCAGAATGTTATTAGATACTTGGGAGTTAATTGTACTGCTGTTAATCATGATGTATTCTAATGGCATCGGTAGGGATGTAATATGTAATTCCATAGGTATTCCAGAGTAATTTAGCAATTTAATTAATTTCTGCTAATACATTTTAAATCACTTACTCTGTTCCCTCTTTTTCTCCCGGGGAAGAGAACAAAATGTCTTGGCTCCTTGCTGTCCAAATCCTGCACTGTTCCAAGGTCATTTCTGTCAGCCAAGATGTCactttattttttccatgtaCTTTTCTTCCCTCTCAGTTTTTTATTTCCATTGGagaccctccctcccaccccctcaaaGTCATCTTTGGGGGAAAATGATGTCCATGGAATTACAAAATGTGGTCATAGCTGCTTTCTTTTATAATAggtaaatattagggctgtacaaaattttgccggcagttttgttttgatgctgtttcaactcgtttcaagcttgaaacagcaaaatcgaaatgaaacagatagCTTCGAAACAGCcacgaaacaaaacaaagcaagtcaaaacattttgaaattttcgaAACGTTTTGCATTTCGAAGCTCAAGctagcttgcctgcagggaaacagaaactaaagaaaggagagggagagggaagggagggaaggactgctcccATTATTGAcggtgtagctggccagtgactgtcatcctttcctgaggtctcttccaatcccagtgctctgggggagggatggaaaaactgcataaaaggcagcattgtttgaactgccctgctttctgccttggtgtcagttgagtgagggcgcaccttaacacacacacacagtttcaccCACCCGTGTCAtgagtgttgcctgtcagcacctagaggtgcagggccccagaaccctgactccccctgcacctatctccttgacagctggtaggcttcgtggccacagcagggcctagcagacctgcagttttcacaccccccccatgccccaagtcacacacagtcccacaagcacccatgtcacaagttttggcTGTCAGCAGCcggaggtgcagggcctcagaacccagaagcccctgcaccgatctccttgaaagatggcaggtttcatggcctcagcaggggctagcaggcctggagttttgaccctgctgtggcttaacacatacaagtgacacaagttttttgctttcaagactttgaggtgcagtttccctgaaacctctgcatctatctccttgaaacttggcagggttcatgccctcagaaggggtaccattcctgcaaggttcatccaaatcaggccagaaatgacaaagctataAGGTTGTTTCAAGCTTCcctgttatagcctatgggcgaaacgtcgaaacagcgctGAAACAGCTAAACTGTTTTGAtaaaacgaaacggaacagcagttttgaattgaaattaaattcgaaacaaaatgctgttctgaCAAAATGGAAATATGTCCCATGGAGAGTAGGTTAGAACTGGGCGAACTTATTctgataaataataaatatgctgaaaaatggagttTGGAAGGATGAAAACTACTTGAAAATTCAGGTGGAATTCAACAAGTAGTTCCAGCCAAAATGCCAAAGTGCCTAAACTGGCACATAACCCACTGGGAGGTGTGGATTATAGTAGCACAGTCGCCCCCACCTTTGGCTGGCCCACAGGTCTGAGCAAGACATGTGCAATGGACAGCTTCATACTTTGCTCCCCCTGTACATCTGTGGGAACATACATCGGTGGAAGGCAAAACCTCCATTGTGATTCCTTACCTGCCAAGTGGGTTCTGTGAGCATGTTAGAAAGTTAATCAGAAGTTGTGTCACACATTCCCTTTAGTCCTTCCATATTAAGTATGGAGTTTATTCTCCTGAGAAAGCAGACTCAGAGACTAACCCACGTAGTTGGGCCAGTAGGACTTTCAGGGCCAGAAATGGGAGCAGAATTAACAGCCTGTGTTTTGGGGGAGGAAAGCAGCATGACACCCTGTTGaagaggaggcagggaggagcagcagcacagccatAGTGTGGCAAGAGGAGAAGGGCAGTGGGGTATAGGTGGTTGAAatatagaatctccatcctttgtgAAATCCCAACATTTTAAACAGAGTTTCCCTCTGGACTTGGAATGAAAGCTGGAAACATCTGTGAGAATTCAGGAATGTTTTCCTTTGTAAACATAATatcccccactttcccccagcCCGCCCCCACAAATCCTTTTAGAACCAGATTATTAGATACATCTGAAGCATTATATTATAAAGAGGCCGGCACAGAATTATCCCTtttgaatttgattttttttcaactgaaaattTCCTTGCAACTGAAGCACCCCCACAAAACATTTCAGTGCTGACAAAAAGGTGATTTCTGACAGAAGACTCTTCTgccaaaaacatttttaacaGCTCTAAGCAGCACCATGAGCAGGCTGTGGGGACCATGTAGGCCAGAAGCATGCTCTGTAGGGAGAAGGGGACAGGGGACCTGTCTATACCACAATAGACAGTGTTTTGGAGCGTTGCTGTGAATATATACTCTACCCAGTCACTCCTACTCTTCCTGCAAGCATTCTTAAAAAGTATCGTGTAGCATCTCTCATGAGTCTACCCAGACCGAGAGCCCAAAAGCAGTACTGGTCACACACTAAAAAGCATCAACATGTCATTGTTTTAGAAGTTGGTGTATGTGGAATTAGAATGACTGGGCATGGCATCTTTTTATGGTAGTAGTCCCTACCACCTACATGTGGTTTGGAGAAGGTGGTAATGACAGAGGCTGCTTTGGCTTTAGAAGAAACTAAGTGAGATGGGACATGAGACAAATTATTTACTCTACCTGCTTGATGAAAGAGAGACAAACCTGTGGAGCCCATTTGTTCTCATTGGGATTTTATTATGGTtcagctgctcccaccccaggaaCCCATGTGAGCCCCCGACACCATGCACATACCCAAAGGGAAGGAGATTTGTATATGGTGCTGAgtcccagccctcctgccaccACATGGCACAAGTAGAGCTTTCTGCAattttttggaaatattttattttaaaaaatatagtaGCTGTGGAAAGCAGCCCTCTTTATAAACACTGATGCTGGAGCAAAATGCATCATTGTTATCATTGTTATCTTCATTATTATTAGCTCTCCGCGGCATTGGCTTCCCCTTGTGTTGATGCTGGCTGGTTTCACCAGAGCAGCTGCACTGCCCTGAATCATACGTTCTAGTCAGAAATGTTTGTACCaccagaaagagaaagaaagagggggagagagagaaagaccctTCTAAAAATAGAAATATTGTGCTGAGTTGTTTGAAGTGAACGAGATACATAAAACACCAGCATTAGATTAACATTAGCTTGTCAAATATTGCTCCTAGCAGAGTTGGTTTAGTGCACTGGCAGAGATGGATacctccctgcttccttcccaacTGGCAGCCTTAGCAGAATAGCACAAGTCGAGATTATTTATAGTGTTGGATGCTGCTCTTTGTATAGTTGCTACTGGAAAGAGGAGTCACAGGAGCTGTTTCCAGGAGATTACTAACTTAAATAAACCATGCCCCCtaccaaaacccccccaaaaacccagacTGGAACTCCCAAGAGACGTTATAAATAGGAAACTGTAAACACAACAATTTGAATAAAAGACACCTACGATCACAGGATTTACTGGTTCAAATACCCCTCCCCTATCCCCACTCCATAAAAAGGACTCTGGTAAGAAAAATCTTCATTCCAGACTTGGAGCAAAAGTGAGGTTcttaaggaagagagagagagagagagaaatctcagCATCAGGGAACTTGTctgggcagggagaagtgggtAGAAGGAAAACTGGGGACATAGCTGGTTCAGGTCCTTTGCAAGTTCATTTGGTTTGTCTGGAGGACTCCTAGGGTTATACCTGAGATGAAGAGGTCTAGGGGACACTCCACTGTTTGATTAAAACATGGTAGGTGTTTTGTGCCTGGAAGAGCTCTCCCTGCTGGGACTTGTCCTtcacacccaccccatgcagcgaGAGAGCAAcatcccacctccctccacccccagggcaATCTGAGCAAATGCTGATGTCCAGGGGTGACTTGTCATGTATCCAGAATCTCCCTGGTGGGTGACGGCTCATGAGGAATGCCCTGTGTACTGTGGATAGTCTgattgtgagagagagagttctgctggagctccagagcAATGGCATTTTGTGGGAACTCTTTCACCTGTTTCTTATATTCTAAGAAAGTGCATGCCTTAGTGGCTATGGCAATGATGTTCTTGCCAATAAAGATGGTGGAGACCCTGCTGTCTTGGAACAAGACCATGTTAATGGCCCGGATGAATATAGTGACAATATTGATGGTGACCAGGCTAAGGACAGGGTAGAGCATCATTTTCTGTGGAGCTATGTGCTCCCCTTGCATGCTAATCTCACTGAGAGAGACACAAGGCAGGATCAGGAGCAGAATGTAGCAATAGAAGAACATAAGCCCTTCTGCCCAGATTGGCAGCCCAGTCTTGTGTGGTTCCCACAGGTTGGCCTGAATGTCTAATATATCCAGCAGGTCGAGGGCCACCCAGAACAGTCGTCCCcgtagatcctcctttttcctgaaGGTTCGTATGTACTCCATGCTGTCCAAGGCCACCAGCACCAGGTAGAGCCCTGGCACACATATGGACAGAAGTAAAGTGAGGGCCTTTCTGGCTACCGTCTCCAAGTTTTTCTTGTCTGCTTTGTAATTCTGAAATATGAAGTACAGCTTAATCTCCAGCACAAAGATGTAGAGAAACCATAGGATCATGGCATAGCCCCGCTTAGCTGTCTTTACCTCAGCTCCCACCCATACCGCCACATAACGTAGCACGATGAGGAAGCAGATGTCTCCCACCAGAACAATGATGCAGACACCAATCTTCCGAGGGCCTTGATTCTGCTCCACCAGGTAGGCGTCCATGAAGGCCATGCTGGTCATGATGACAATGGTGGTCAGACACACATGGCGCTTGTCAGGCGGTGGGAGCACCATGGTGAGATGAGCTGGTCTACTGCTTCTTTGCCCCCTTGTATTGCTTCAAGCACGAGGCTGCCTTAGAAGGGAAATCCTGCTGGTTGGGTGAAGAGGGTCAGTGGTGATCAGCAAAGCACCAAGGCCACCAGGCACGTCAACCCACTCTTCTATATCAAAGGTCCCAAAAGGCCGAAGGAACAGATCCCTAAACAACCTCTGCCCTCCAGAGTCAGGCAACAGTAGCAGCAGAGAATTCCACTGTATCTTCCACATCAGCCTTCATAAAAGCTGACCCCACAATCTTAAATCTAGCCAGCTCTGCTATTTAGCCAACACAGTTCTGTCCCCTGGAGCATCAGTCAGGTAGTCCAGCGCATTTCCTGTCACTCTCCTCAAAGACTCTGCCAAGTTTAAACAATGCAGGCCTCTTTAAGAAATCTGATTTCTCTGTTCAGGTTTTTCATTGTAAGAGGGGAAAGAGTGTAAGAGGGGAAAGAATGCTCTCTCTATAGCTTGTGAGCAGCAATTCAGTGTCTCTAATGTGCTTTTTGGAAGCAAGCCTGTAATTCTCATGCAGATCCCTGGAAATCAGTTTAATTATCAAGCCAGCAAATCAGACTTGTACTGCTAGGAACAAGTCAGGGGGGTAACAAGGGCGAAACAGCTTGATAAAGGGTGCCCATCTCTTCCTGAATGGCCCAAAGTCATCAGAAATCACAGTCTTGTGGCCTCCCAGTATCTCTTCTCACTGAGATTCACCTTCACTCTTGCTCTGGCAGAACTCTTGTTTATAATATCCACGAAGAATAGTGCTTGCTTTTCTTGAGTCCAAGTTTAAGTCCTTCAGGTTTGCCTCTCACACACTGGGATCTGAAAGAGATGAAGGAGAACACAAGGTAAGGAAGGGCTTGCCAGGTGTAGGAGTACAAGGGTGCATTTCTTGATGTCCCCCAGACTTAGAAACATGTACACCAATACTGGTGTTGGGTAAGGGAAGTCAAGTGCATGTCCCTCTTGCAAGAGAACTCCATTCACTCACAACTTAAATACATGCAAATACTAAGCAAGCCTCTCTGATCCTGTTTGTGTAGATCTCTCTTTGCTCAGGGAGATGTCTAACACTTTTCTGTCCTTACTACATGGATACTTTAGAAAAGACAAACTAAAGGGGTGAGGAATAGAAATTGCAAGACTGTGGAGCATTCTTTCTCTCACTTGTAAAAGTAAAATAACCCTTGCTGGTTGCAGTGTCAGGATATCAGGTAAAGGCAAGGGTTAGAGACAAGTGCTTTCCCAGGAGATTTGTGTACTTTGATGAAAGGAGTTCTCAGATCAGAAAAAAACATACCAGTTTGGGCTTCAGCTGGAAAATTAGGAGACTCCTTTCCTCACTGCATAATACATTTGCTGAAAAATACAGTTTCAGAGTGACCAAAGCTGTTTGCCAATTAGTATTTCACGGCAATCTAATAAATCGAACCTTAGGAAGGGGAACATTCCTTTCAGCAATCTGAGTTTTGACCAAATGATTGGGAGAACAAAAGGGTTTAAGTTTTTAGCAGTATTTCACACCACTCCAGGAACTAGACTGGTTAAAGACTACATCTGACTACAGATGCATGAGAATACTTTAGTATGCAAATAGGAATGGCACTGTGTCCTGGGAGTTAACTCCCCTTTGTTAATATCTTTTCTGAGTGAATTACCTGTGCTGCTCTTCATTGTTCTGATGTATGTTGTgcctatttaatttattttataatccTTTAGAAGCAGGAATTAAATCTTTTTGGATGTTAGTCAGTCTCTGATGGCTTCAAGATAATGACCATTTTCTTAAACAGAGCATCTTTCGTGATTACAAGTGAGCATGGTGATAGCTTTTTGTTTGGAGATGACATCTTTAGCCCAGGTTATTTGTCTAACTGGTAGGAGAGACTTCTACTTCATTATTTAACAAGCTTTCTCATGTGGagatgacagagagagagaaagacctATGGGATCCTGAATTTGCCACTCCACAAAATTGCAGAACCAAAACCTACCCTACCTTTCCCTGGTAGTAACCTCTTTCTCCATTTTCTGCAGTAGATGAAACCATGGGTTTAGGGTTGAACAGTACTCTTAGCAAATGGCCACCTTGCCAGAGGTCTCTGGTGTCTGTATTGCAGGCCACTATTAGCCTCACGTTTGTGACACTCCTGTAGAGGTCTGGAGCTTACTGAGAAACCAAGCAGGTGAATGCAGTGGATGATGCTGCAGCCACCTCTCTGAGACTCTGATGTTTAGTTTCAGTTTGAGTTTACATGGAATAATGCTGCTTGAGCTGACATATTTGCCTGTCAGGCCTGCTGACGTTTTGAAGATGTAATACCCACTTGCTGAGACCAGAGCACTATTTCATTTGTCTGAGATTGGATCTGGGGTTTGAGGGCTGCAAAGGTGCCCTGAGTTGCACCCACAAACACGGACGTGCAAGGCAGCTCTGGAGTTTGACAGCCCCTCCCAGTGTGTTTGGATCTGTATTTGAGGGCAGCGGGATCTAAAACCAGGTTACAGCATCCAGCTGCCTCAGGGGGGATCACTACCATCCTTTTTCCCTTTGCTGAATTACAGCCCCATTTATCCCACACGTGATGGCAAATGTGGGAGCCCTGGTGTTCTGGGCAGCTGGGCCTTCCTTCTCTAAGGCCCTTGCTGACAGCATCCAGGTGGGGATGGTATTGAGGGTCTCTACTGCTACTACATCTACTGTTATATAGAGGCCCAAGGGCACATAACCCACCCAGTGTGCTAGGTGGTCTGCTGTTAATAATGACAGCTCACTATGTATGTAGGTCAATAAGCCTGTTTTGTTAGAGAAAGTCTTTCAGCTCAGGGCCTGTGTGAAGATGCAAAGATTTCACAGGATTTCAGTCCTTGTTGCTCAGTGGGGAagtgttgtgtcttattgtgtttccTTGCACTGTCCCTTTAAGACCAAGGCCCTCATGTCCAGCACTGCTGGTTCAGGTGCTCCTGGCAGTTTTGCAGCTCTGGGGACTCCATtgtctctgccatgaggagccagaggctgtcttggttcctctccctccGCAGGCCAGGACTGGGTCGAGTTAGAGGCAGACCAGGTATAAGATCTGCATACATATACtgatgcaccccccccacccccccgatatgattccagagagttataataataaatgactgttagttcaacacagcagtgtccagagcattgttgctgaactcacaacatctcatctggcgatgaggatgggatcctTTGCTGAAAAGATCCCCCTAGATTGTGGAACAACATTCTGAGACCAGGCTGTGTTTTGTGATCAGAGggaagtttttttcttcttctccttcttcttttctctctaatACGGCTCATGTTAGCTAAATGGCCGCATTGGGTCACATAGAAGCATTTGATGTGAGCCAGCCGGCTTCTTGGG
Encoded here:
- the TMEM121 gene encoding transmembrane protein 121; this encodes MVLPPPDKRHVCLTTIVIMTSMAFMDAYLVEQNQGPRKIGVCIIVLVGDICFLIVLRYVAVWVGAEVKTAKRGYAMILWFLYIFVLEIKLYFIFQNYKADKKNLETVARKALTLLLSICVPGLYLVLVALDSMEYIRTFRKKEDLRGRLFWVALDLLDILDIQANLWEPHKTGLPIWAEGLMFFYCYILLLILPCVSLSEISMQGEHIAPQKMMLYPVLSLVTINIVTIFIRAINMVLFQDSRVSTIFIGKNIIAIATKACTFLEYKKQVKEFPQNAIALELQQNSLSHNQTIHSTQGIPHEPSPTREILDT